GCCCGGCTCCTCGCCGAACGTCCAAGGGAAACCGCCATTTTCCAGCATCAGGCCTTCGAGCCGCGTTCCCTCGTCCAGCCATTTGCCGCCGGTGTTCATGTGGTACATCAGGAAGGTCGGCACCGTCCGATCGCTCGTATTGACGACCCGGTCCTCGAGCCGCACCTCGCCGGTCGCCCCATCGATCCGCCACAGCCGCTCGATGCGCTGCGGCAGTCCTTCGACGGTGGTGATGTCGATATCGGCGCGGCATTCGGCATTGCCGTTCTCGAACTTTGTCCACAGCACCTTTGCCGCATGGCCGGAGGCCGATCCGTGCAGCGGATAGACCTTGCCGTCGTCCCGGCCGGGGATCGGCTGGCGGTGGCGGATATGATCCGGCCCGCAGGTGAACAGAAAGCCCTCAAGCGAGTGATCGATTCGCGAATCGCCGTCATCGGGAATGGCGCGTTTCGGCGCG
This Rhizobium brockwellii DNA region includes the following protein-coding sequences:
- a CDS encoding DUF4432 family protein is translated as MIEFAAASGPRLMLDETSVLDIGGCIVNGVDIAPKRAIPDDGDSRIDHSLEGFLFTCGPDHIRHRQPIPGRDDGKVYPLHGSASGHAAKVLWTKFENGNAECRADIDITTVEGLPQRIERLWRIDGATGEVRLEDRVVNTSDRTVPTFLMYHMNTGGKWLDEGTRLEGLMLENGGFPWTFGEEPGGIFCVAAAAAEEGFAEVRLGPIAAIGGRTLRVRFRADTLPHLQVWRNQKAPAHIIGIEPVSHRWISRDELEAAGEFNMLAPGESRSYALTFAFL